In the Sulfurospirillum tamanense genome, one interval contains:
- a CDS encoding FAD-dependent oxidoreductase → MSQAHYDVIVVGGGISGAAAFYELAKYTDIGSIALLEKYDDLATLNSSGKGNSQTIHCGDIETNYTVQKAGAVKRTARMIVKYCLQYGYENKFMFAHQKMAIGVGDTEVAYMRKRYEDFKEIFPYLEVYEKEKLKEIEPKLVYDANGNERPEPIVGVGVQNEYSTVDFGAMAKSLVENAKTIEGKTTDVFLNSEVLEITQEGSTHRLTTRDGKSFTAGFVIVNAGAHSLYLAHQMGYGHDYSCLPVAGSFYVTTKMMLTGKVYMVQNPKLPFAALHGDPDILLGGFTRFGPTALVLPKLERFHGNKTVIDFFKTLRLDKKIITIFYDLLKDSTIRNYIFRNFLFEIPYFNKRLFLKDARKIVPSLQLEDIEYAQGFGGVRPQVLNKAEGKLMLGEASVNPGTGILFNMTPSPGATSCLGNAERDVKLACAHLGKTFNQEAFNQDLTD, encoded by the coding sequence ATGAGTCAAGCGCATTATGACGTAATCGTGGTTGGTGGTGGAATATCGGGTGCAGCAGCGTTTTATGAACTTGCCAAGTACACAGATATTGGGTCTATTGCTTTGTTGGAAAAATACGACGATTTAGCCACTCTTAACTCTAGCGGCAAAGGCAACTCACAAACCATACATTGTGGAGATATTGAGACAAACTATACAGTACAAAAAGCAGGCGCAGTCAAACGCACTGCACGTATGATTGTTAAGTATTGTTTGCAATACGGTTACGAAAACAAATTTATGTTCGCGCATCAGAAGATGGCCATTGGAGTAGGCGATACTGAAGTGGCGTACATGCGAAAACGCTACGAAGACTTCAAGGAAATTTTCCCTTATTTGGAAGTTTATGAAAAAGAAAAACTCAAAGAGATTGAGCCAAAATTAGTGTACGATGCCAACGGAAATGAGCGGCCCGAACCTATCGTGGGTGTTGGGGTTCAAAACGAATACAGCACCGTAGATTTTGGTGCTATGGCAAAAAGTCTTGTGGAAAACGCCAAAACAATTGAGGGCAAAACAACAGATGTCTTTTTAAACAGTGAAGTGTTGGAAATTACCCAAGAGGGCTCCACGCATCGCCTTACCACGCGTGATGGCAAGAGCTTTACGGCAGGGTTTGTGATTGTTAATGCGGGGGCACACTCTTTGTATTTGGCACACCAAATGGGTTACGGACATGACTATAGTTGCTTGCCTGTGGCGGGAAGTTTTTATGTGACCACCAAGATGATGCTTACGGGAAAAGTATACATGGTGCAAAACCCAAAACTTCCTTTTGCGGCCTTGCATGGAGATCCTGATATTTTACTTGGCGGATTTACGCGCTTTGGGCCAACAGCCCTTGTGCTTCCCAAGTTGGAACGTTTTCATGGTAATAAAACGGTCATTGACTTCTTTAAAACCCTCCGTTTGGATAAGAAAATTATTACAATTTTTTACGATTTACTTAAAGACAGCACCATTAGAAATTATATTTTCCGCAACTTTTTATTTGAAATTCCTTATTTTAATAAGCGTCTTTTTCTTAAAGATGCACGAAAGATTGTCCCTTCACTGCAGTTGGAGGACATCGAATATGCCCAAGGGTTTGGGGGCGTTCGCCCACAAGTGCTCAATAAAGCAGAAGGCAAGTTAATGTTAGGAGAGGCTTCTGTTAATCCTGGAACGGGGATTTTATTTAACATGACCCCAAGCCCAGGCGCGACCAGTTGCCTTGGAAACGCGGAGCGCGATGTCAAGCTCGCATGCGCACACCTCGGTAAAACATTTAACCAAGAGGCATTTAATCAGGACTTAACAGATTGA
- a CDS encoding TRAP transporter substrate-binding protein, protein MQRWQRLVATVLALTFALTLSANDNRVYRLKLASSWGSTVPVLGDAPSELKELVETMSKGRLQLRIDDPSKHKAGLAVMDLVKLGQYDIGYTASYYYKGKDAKLSFFTTMPFGLLPQEQHAWFEFGGGKEFAEQVYGKEGLMHFQGGNTGMQMGGWFKREIASLDDLKGLKFRIPGMGGEVMSKLGVMVTSTPIGELYLALEMGTIDAVEWISPAFDINMGFQKVAKYYYTGWQEPASETQYLVSKKTYASLPQDLQVILETAINQVASRVMTKAMHLNVTAWEKIKSEHPDVKVASFPDDVLRALDAANMEILNAEAAKDPLFKEILESQQAFLKRARPWTMMGEYSYINNTSK, encoded by the coding sequence ATGCAACGATGGCAACGTCTTGTGGCAACAGTTCTAGCACTCACTTTCGCACTCACCCTCAGTGCGAACGACAATCGGGTTTACCGTCTTAAACTGGCAAGTTCTTGGGGCAGCACGGTCCCTGTTTTGGGGGATGCTCCCAGCGAGCTTAAAGAGCTTGTGGAGACCATGTCTAAAGGAAGATTGCAACTGCGCATTGACGATCCTAGCAAGCATAAGGCAGGCTTGGCAGTCATGGACTTGGTAAAATTAGGTCAGTATGATATTGGATATACTGCTTCTTATTATTATAAGGGTAAAGATGCAAAATTAAGTTTCTTTACCACGATGCCCTTTGGTCTTTTGCCCCAAGAGCAACATGCGTGGTTTGAGTTTGGTGGAGGCAAAGAGTTTGCCGAACAAGTCTACGGGAAAGAAGGTTTGATGCACTTTCAAGGAGGCAACACTGGCATGCAAATGGGTGGCTGGTTTAAGCGCGAAATCGCCTCCTTAGATGACCTTAAAGGGCTTAAATTCCGCATTCCTGGCATGGGTGGTGAAGTGATGTCAAAGCTTGGCGTTATGGTCACCTCCACACCTATTGGAGAGCTTTATTTGGCACTTGAGATGGGAACCATCGACGCGGTTGAGTGGATTAGCCCCGCTTTTGATATCAACATGGGCTTTCAAAAAGTAGCCAAATACTACTACACCGGCTGGCAAGAACCTGCCAGTGAAACCCAATACCTTGTGAGCAAAAAAACTTATGCGTCCCTTCCGCAAGATTTACAAGTTATCCTAGAAACAGCCATCAACCAAGTGGCCAGTCGTGTTATGACCAAAGCGATGCACCTTAACGTTACCGCTTGGGAAAAAATTAAATCCGAGCACCCCGATGTAAAAGTGGCGAGTTTTCCTGATGATGTGTTGCGTGCACTGGATGCGGCAAACATGGAAATCCTCAACGCAGAAGCGGCTAAAGACCCTTTGTTTAAAGAAATTTTAGAGTCTCAACAAGCCTTTTTAAAACGTGCGCGCCCCTGGACTATGATGGGCGAATACTCCTACATCAACAACACCTCTAAGTAA
- a CDS encoding RidA family protein, with protein sequence MKPISTPHAPSAIGPYSQAIQVGNFLFTSGQIALTPEGTFVEGGIEAQTKQVLENLDAVLKAGGATAEQVVKTTIFLANMDDFAAVNALYGTFFGDHKPARSTVAVKTLPKNALVEIEAIALIS encoded by the coding sequence ATGAAACCCATTTCAACCCCCCATGCCCCCTCGGCTATCGGACCTTACTCGCAAGCCATCCAAGTAGGTAACTTTTTGTTTACCTCAGGCCAAATTGCCCTCACACCCGAGGGGACTTTTGTAGAAGGCGGCATCGAAGCACAAACCAAGCAAGTGCTTGAAAACCTCGACGCTGTTTTAAAAGCAGGTGGCGCAACGGCAGAGCAGGTCGTGAAAACTACCATTTTTCTTGCCAATATGGACGATTTTGCGGCGGTCAATGCCCTCTATGGTACGTTTTTTGGAGACCATAAACCAGCGCGCAGTACGGTTGCGGTGAAGACCTTGCCTAAAAACGCCTTGGTGGAGATTGAGGCAATTGCGCTAATTTCCTAG
- the dapE gene encoding succinyl-diaminopimelate desuccinylase, with translation MFTCNENSLAKTTDLFLTLLRFPSVTPNDAGTLDFLAAQLPDFTPLRIDVADTTNLFLYRRFGQGPHLCFAGHVDVVPEGQGWHTNPFEPVVKEGIVYARGAQDMKSGVCAFVRALQDIDHFEGTLSVMLTSDEEGDATHGTIEILRYLKEADMLPDMAIVAEPTCETRFGDAIKIGRRGSINGVLEVFGVQGHAAYPEKATNPLHLMAPRLEKLAGHYFDQGDAHFAPSQLVLTDLRSGMEVTNVSPGHLKLMFNVRNSTKTSKEEIEAYIASVMEGVDFTLRLSQSAHPFVANAKAPIVQTLDRAIETVCGSKPKYSTAGGTSDARFLAQFGIETIEFGVVNDTIHAPNECTPLRDVEALKEVFLHVIQTLKETV, from the coding sequence ATGTTTACATGTAATGAAAATTCTTTAGCAAAAACAACCGACCTGTTTTTAACGCTCTTGCGTTTTCCCTCGGTAACTCCCAACGACGCAGGCACGTTGGATTTTCTTGCCGCGCAATTGCCAGATTTCACCCCCCTTCGCATTGATGTAGCCGATACGACCAACCTGTTTTTATACCGCCGTTTTGGTCAAGGCCCACACCTGTGTTTTGCAGGGCATGTGGACGTGGTGCCTGAGGGCCAAGGGTGGCACACTAACCCATTTGAGCCCGTAGTCAAAGAGGGCATTGTTTACGCCCGTGGGGCACAAGACATGAAAAGTGGCGTGTGTGCCTTTGTGCGAGCCTTGCAAGACATAGACCATTTTGAAGGCACCCTTTCGGTGATGCTCACCAGCGACGAAGAGGGCGATGCAACCCACGGGACCATTGAAATCTTGCGTTACTTGAAAGAGGCTGACATGTTGCCTGACATGGCGATTGTGGCAGAACCCACGTGTGAAACCCGCTTTGGGGATGCCATTAAGATTGGGCGGCGGGGGTCCATTAACGGGGTTTTGGAAGTTTTTGGCGTCCAAGGGCACGCGGCGTATCCTGAAAAAGCCACCAATCCCTTGCACCTCATGGCCCCGCGCCTTGAAAAACTCGCAGGCCATTACTTTGACCAAGGAGATGCCCACTTTGCCCCAAGCCAGTTGGTGTTGACGGATTTGCGTAGCGGAATGGAAGTGACTAACGTCAGCCCTGGTCATTTGAAACTCATGTTCAACGTGCGTAATTCCACGAAAACTTCCAAAGAAGAGATTGAGGCTTACATCGCTTCAGTAATGGAGGGGGTGGACTTTACGCTACGCTTGTCCCAAAGTGCCCATCCTTTTGTGGCCAATGCCAAAGCCCCCATTGTCCAAACCCTTGATAGGGCTATCGAAACGGTGTGCGGGAGTAAGCCTAAATACTCCACTGCAGGGGGCACAAGCGATGCGCGTTTTTTGGCCCAATTTGGCATTGAGACCATTGAGTTTGGTGTGGTTAATGACACTATTCACGCCCCCAACGAATGCACCCCATTGCGCGACGTAGAAGCCTTAAAAGAGGTCTTCTTGCACGTAATTCAAACCCTTAAGGAGACTGTATGA
- a CDS encoding SIR2 family NAD-dependent protein deacylase, whose amino-acid sequence MAQIVCISGAGLSAQSGIRTFRDAGGLWEEYDVMEVCSVEGYAANPQKVHAFYDARRKDLRDKHPNAAHEMLARLKRAYPSDVAILTQNVDNLLEKAGCEEVVHLHGTLTHLRCKSCGEVFEIGYASQEGVRCPACQSPSVRHNVVMFGEAAPQYETLYTALEDAKLLVCIGTSGQVINVAWMATQVEDSILNNLDPDPELDSYFAHCFHEPATLAAPKIEAYCKNFLATQGTR is encoded by the coding sequence ATGGCTCAAATTGTATGCATTAGTGGCGCAGGATTAAGTGCCCAAAGTGGCATTCGCACCTTTCGAGACGCGGGAGGTTTGTGGGAAGAATACGACGTCATGGAGGTGTGTTCCGTGGAAGGATACGCGGCCAATCCTCAAAAAGTCCACGCCTTTTACGACGCCAGACGCAAAGATTTGAGAGACAAACACCCAAACGCCGCCCATGAAATGCTCGCAAGACTCAAGCGCGCTTACCCTAGCGACGTGGCGATTTTGACGCAAAATGTGGACAATTTACTGGAAAAAGCAGGTTGCGAAGAGGTAGTGCATTTGCACGGTACGCTTACGCATCTGCGGTGTAAAAGCTGTGGCGAAGTCTTTGAGATTGGGTATGCTTCTCAAGAAGGCGTGCGGTGTCCTGCCTGCCAAAGCCCGTCTGTGCGGCATAATGTCGTGATGTTTGGGGAGGCGGCACCGCAGTATGAAACCCTCTACACTGCGTTGGAAGATGCCAAATTGCTCGTGTGCATTGGCACTTCGGGGCAGGTGATTAACGTCGCGTGGATGGCAACGCAGGTCGAGGATTCGATTTTAAATAACCTTGACCCTGACCCCGAGCTTGATAGTTATTTCGCGCACTGTTTTCACGAACCAGCCACCCTGGCAGCACCTAAGATTGAAGCCTATTGTAAAAATTTTTTAGCCACTCAAGGAACGCGGTAA
- a CDS encoding endonuclease MutS2, producing MSDLFSRLDLEGYLGEYHAFLAREKPIFLEGDSKLHFEMISQLQTYLYPAPPTVANLDTPLVHLTKQGILRLGEIAEFVKIIRYFRLLGRQPFEGRLGEWIASIIVPPSVEEISEWFKDSGELNENIDPRFTQIKQAMGEVKNQLQSQFRQLLSTKRLEAYLVDHQVHLLHSQEALLVRGGFNHVLKGAVIGRSASGFFYVVPESIEGLKKRESKLLDDYESVVLEYCKKISAEFTKKQPFLKFVNGAFDRFDAYHARISFAKSRNLEFLLPAKGEAIKLSGFKHPAMHDPKPLHVNFQGSVLMVTGVNAGGKTMLLKSILSAVLMAKYLLPLPLSAAQSSIGSFKHIEAIIEDPQNVKNDISTFAGRMVHFSSLFGKKGTTLVGVDEIELGTDADEAASLFKVLIDQLMAQGAKLVITTHHKRLASLLATDERVELLAALYDEKNQRPTYDFLHGTIGKSYAFETALRYGIPASLIGKAKVLYGEDKENLNDLIQKNIDLELSMKRKLRTMEEEEHRAKRLSERLIEKEEALELSYQAKEAGLEREYQKAIDAAKEAVRATESKEAHRALNHAHAAKKRVPTPAPLQSKEPLHVGDAIKYGRSKGVLKALNKEKAIIECEGITLHVPLHAIKRSGNPAPKQASKTKIDVQRTTRGGIKLDLHGMRGEEAVEKLDQFLSDALIHGFDEVLIYHGIGTGKLAYAVKTFLKAHPSVKSFTDAPPTLGGFGATVVTL from the coding sequence TTTTTAGCCCGTGAAAAACCGATTTTTTTAGAAGGGGATTCTAAGCTTCATTTTGAAATGATTTCCCAGCTTCAAACCTACCTCTATCCCGCACCTCCTACGGTTGCAAACCTCGACACACCGTTGGTGCATTTGACCAAGCAAGGGATTTTGCGCCTTGGGGAGATTGCCGAATTTGTAAAAATCATTCGCTACTTTCGCCTTTTGGGGCGTCAACCTTTTGAAGGGCGCCTTGGGGAGTGGATTGCTTCTATCATCGTACCTCCTAGTGTTGAGGAGATTAGTGAGTGGTTTAAGGATTCTGGTGAGCTAAACGAGAACATCGACCCACGTTTTACGCAGATAAAACAAGCTATGGGCGAGGTCAAAAACCAACTCCAAAGCCAGTTTCGCCAACTCCTTTCCACCAAACGTCTTGAGGCTTATCTGGTAGACCACCAAGTGCATTTATTGCATTCTCAAGAAGCCTTGTTGGTGCGAGGCGGGTTTAACCATGTGCTTAAAGGTGCCGTCATTGGGCGTAGTGCGAGCGGGTTTTTTTATGTGGTGCCCGAATCCATCGAGGGGCTCAAAAAGCGCGAAAGCAAACTTTTGGATGATTATGAGAGCGTGGTGTTGGAGTACTGCAAAAAAATCAGTGCCGAATTTACCAAAAAACAGCCCTTTTTAAAGTTCGTCAACGGGGCATTTGACCGGTTTGACGCCTACCATGCACGCATTAGTTTTGCCAAGTCGCGCAACTTGGAGTTTTTACTTCCTGCAAAAGGCGAAGCCATTAAACTCTCAGGCTTCAAGCACCCTGCCATGCACGACCCCAAACCTTTACATGTAAACTTTCAAGGCAGTGTGTTGATGGTCACGGGCGTGAACGCGGGTGGAAAAACCATGCTGTTAAAATCCATCCTCAGTGCGGTATTGATGGCCAAATACCTTTTGCCCTTGCCTTTAAGTGCGGCACAATCAAGCATCGGGTCTTTTAAACACATCGAAGCCATCATCGAAGACCCGCAAAATGTGAAAAACGACATCTCCACCTTTGCAGGGCGTATGGTGCATTTTAGTAGCTTGTTTGGAAAAAAAGGGACGACTTTAGTGGGCGTGGATGAGATTGAACTTGGAACCGACGCGGACGAAGCGGCGAGTTTATTTAAAGTGCTCATCGACCAACTCATGGCCCAAGGAGCGAAGCTTGTCATCACCACGCACCACAAACGCCTTGCCTCCCTTTTGGCGACGGATGAACGGGTAGAATTATTAGCGGCATTGTATGATGAAAAAAACCAACGCCCCACTTATGATTTTTTGCACGGTACTATCGGAAAAAGCTACGCCTTTGAAACGGCACTTCGGTATGGTATTCCTGCCTCACTCATTGGCAAGGCCAAGGTGCTTTATGGGGAAGATAAAGAAAACCTCAACGACCTCATTCAAAAAAACATTGATTTAGAGCTTTCTATGAAGCGAAAATTGCGCACCATGGAAGAAGAAGAACACCGTGCCAAGCGCTTAAGTGAACGGTTGATTGAAAAAGAAGAAGCCCTAGAGCTTTCCTATCAAGCCAAAGAAGCGGGGCTAGAGCGCGAATACCAAAAGGCCATTGACGCGGCCAAAGAAGCGGTGCGCGCCACCGAATCCAAAGAGGCCCACCGTGCACTCAACCACGCTCACGCGGCCAAAAAACGCGTCCCAACACCCGCGCCTTTGCAATCCAAAGAACCTTTACATGTAGGCGATGCCATCAAGTACGGACGCTCTAAAGGGGTGCTCAAAGCGCTCAATAAAGAAAAAGCGATTATCGAATGCGAAGGCATTACCTTACATGTACCCTTGCACGCCATTAAACGCAGCGGAAATCCCGCGCCCAAGCAAGCCTCTAAAACCAAAATCGATGTTCAACGTACCACACGAGGAGGGATTAAATTGGACTTACACGGGATGCGTGGCGAAGAAGCGGTGGAAAAGCTCGACCAGTTTCTCTCTGACGCGCTGATTCACGGCTTTGATGAGGTGCTTATTTACCACGGGATTGGCACAGGAAAGCTCGCCTACGCGGTCAAAACCTTTTTAAAAGCCCATCCCAGTGTCAAAAGTTTTACTGACGCGCCACCTACCCTTGGCGGGTTTGGTGCAACGGTAGTAACCCTCTAG